The genomic stretch GGGGAACATGTCGGGAATGGGAACAGATCCTTCCGGCATCTTTGATTTAACAGGCGGCATCGTAATTGGTTTACAGATACCGGTGATTTTATTACCGGGCGGGGTATGATCCTTCAAGTTACAGTAAATGTAGAGAACCGGGATAATAACCCTGTTAAATGAACGGGTATTTACAGGTTACTGCCACGTAGTGATCTCTTACCAGGCCTCGTGTTTTTTGTATGGCCCTTCGTAAAACAACTACAACCATTTCCTGATTGGGACTATAGGCCTTTCTTTAACAGGAATGCATCTTTACATTGTTAAAAGATCCAGTTATCCAAACCTCCAAACCTCTGAGACCGATCCGGTCCTGTGAAAACCGGTGAACCATTCCGGAATGGCCATCGTAAAAAATTACTAACTCCTGTGAAAACCTTCATTGCTGAAGGTTTTTTCATTTAACAACCGTACAATGCTTATTGATTTTGAAATACTTCATAAATACCGGTCAGCAGTTTTTTGCATTTCTGCAATTGACCGATGTACGCATCATCGCTGTTTGTTTTTGCTTTCAGCAACCGGACCAGTTTTATTTTTTCTGCCGCAGGCCAGGCCTCAATGCCCGGTACAAGGCCCGTCAGCAGGCTGAGTTCACTGAAATGCGGTTCATATGCCGAAGTGTCTTTTACCCGTAATTGGTTCCTCAGTATGGATGAACATCTTTCCAGTGCAAGCATCCGGTCGCCGTTGAATTTTTTAAGGATCATGTGTGTGATCATCCTGCTGATGAGTTCCGGATCCATATCTTCCGGCAACAACGGGTTTAATGACAGTTCCAGGTTGCTTCCGGTGAACCGCTTCAGTAACCCGGTCCCGGATCTGCGGCCGCTTTTATATTCCGCTTCCGCAAGGGATGCAAGGTTCCTGTCCTGTGGCCTGAAACCCAGTTTGTAATAGAACCAGAAAGCAGCGCTTTGTAAGCCTTCCTTGTTTCCCTTGCCGAACTGGTAAGGTTTTACCACAAACCGTTGCACATGGTAAAGCCGCTGGTACAACCGGAGTACTTCTGCAAACAGGAGGGCCGATTCTCCTTTGCGGAAAGGCGGGTAAATATTCAACCCGATCTTGCACCGGTCTGCAAATATCCAACCGCCTCCGTAAGCAACCGGCACATTGTTCTTGAAGACCATATAGCCGATATAGGATTCTAAAGAAAGGCGCCGCGGTGGTTTTATGCCAAACAAGGCAATGGCAAGTCCGCGGCCAAAAGAAAAAAGTTTTACCTCGCCTGGCGATGCAAGTGTTATTGGTTCTGTTTCCCTGGAATAAAAAGCCAGCGATGCTTTTGCAACATCCAGCAGCCGGGTGCTTTGTTTCGGTGTTAACAATATTTTTTGTGGAAGCGGCTTTGCAAGAAGTGCCGGCAGGTTGACCTGCTTCATTATTTTTTTGTGATAAAACACCGGCAGGAGCATGCCTTTGATAAAACTGCGGTTAAAAACAGGGTCATCCAGTTTCCAGGATGTGAATACCTGCAGGTCATCAAACAGGATTTCACGCAGGCTTTCATCTGCGATCCGTTGCCGGAAAGTATGTACCAGTTTGTGTAAGGATCTGTCTTTTCCCGTAACCGATCCGATCCGTTTTAGGAGCGTCATTTTTCCCTGGGTAGTATAATAATATTCTACCCGGGGAAAAAGCCGGTGCAGTATCGCCCCGCCTGCATCCGCATCCCCTGCAGCAGAATGCAGGTTCACGCTTCCGGGAAATCTTTCCACCAGCCAATGGGTGATGGCAAAACTGAACTGGCAGGTAAGCATGGAGCCGGCGATGCCGCTGCCGCTCAATGAAAGCTGATCGTGCCGGCGGGAACTGTTCATAACAGAAACAACATGGTCCCTTGCCTGGATCAATCCTTTTTCTGCCAGTCCTTGTATTTTGTTATTGCAGGCATGTACGTACATGAAGAGCAGGGCATCGTGGTATGACCTGCATACAGCCACGCTGGCGGGTTTGCATTCGGTCAACCGCCTTAGCAAATGTTCTGAACGTTTTGAATGACCCGGTTCGTTGAGCAGTGAAAGTTTCAGTAACTGTTCAACATCCTGCCGGCTGATGCGGTCCTGCTGCATAGTTTGTTTTGCCCGTAAAATAGCAAAGCGGTTTAACCGGGAGTATGATTGGCATCATGTGTACAGCCGTTATTGGTAAGTGGCAATGATCATCCCGGTTTATCCCGCCCGGGGATAAACTAAACTTTTGCTAAAAAATGACGGAGCCTGGCATCAACTGACAAAGATCATGACCCGTTATTTTTTTTGTGGGTACTTTGCAGCATGCTGTATTCAAAAAAGATAGCTGCATTTTTCCTGCTCTTCAGTTTTATGCTTTCGGGCACCATTGCCAGGGAGCTGAAAAAAATGCCTGAGTTGGTAGACCATTATTACGACCACCGGCAGGAGGACAGGAAGACCGACCTGCTCTCTTTTCTTTTTATGCATTATTGCAGCGAGGATGGAACAGACAAAGATGCCGCCGAAGACAGCCGGCTGCCATTCAAGTCGGCAGAAAGCCCGGCTGCTTTCTCTTTTGCTTACCTGCCGTTGCGTCCCGTATGCAGCCTGGAAAAACCCGTTGCCATCTGCAACACGACATTTTTTGATCCCAACGATGCATTTATTTCCTCCCTGTACCTGGATTCCATCTGGCAGCCTCCCCGTTCCGCCTGGGATCAATTGAATTCTTAACGATGCTCCGGTTTGTTTTGTCATGCCGGGAATGTAGCATCCGGGTGATTTTTAACATTAAAATATTTAAGCAATGAATACAACACATCTTCATTTGCTGCTGAACCACTTTCCCATTATTGGAACACTCATCGGCAGCATCCTTTTACTATGGGCCATAGTAAAGAACCAGGACAATCTGAAATCCATCGCATCGGCCCTGCTGGTGCTGATGGCGCTGATGGCCATACCCGTTTACCTGACCGGCGAACCGGCAGAAGAATCTGTTGAGAAATTACCGGGGGTATCCGAAGCGCTCATCGAACTGCACGAAGAAGCCGCCAGCATCGCCATTTGGCTGATGGAGATCACCGGGGCCATCGCTTTACTGGCCTTGTTCTTACAGTGGAAGAAGAACAAAATGGCTAAGGCAGGTTTTTTGACTGCCTTCATCCTTTCGGCTCTTTGTTTTGCAGCTATGGCCCGTACCGGTTATTACGGCGGGCAGATCCGCCATACCGAAATAAGGAGCGGCGCTGCCGTAGGTGAACAGAATGGAAATGAAAAAGAAGGAGGGGAGAACGATAAGCAGGAAAAAGACAAAGAAGAAAAAGACGATGATTAAGTAAAGCAGCATTTTTAAACCTGTAAGGTCTGCTGTATCGCATGCGGCATGACTTTACAGGTTTCTTTACCTTAGAGGCAATATCGCTTTATGATCACAAGACTTGCCCCCACGCCAAGCGGCTTTCTTCACCCGGGAAATATCTTCAATTTCCTGCTCAACTGGCATTGGGCAAGAACGAATGGCGGCAAGGTATTGCTGCGGATAGATGATGCGGATGCGGAACGTAAACGGCCCGAATACCTGGATGACATTTTTCGTGTACTCGACTGGCTGGGACTAGACTGGGACATTGGCCCCACCGGCCCCGATGATCTTGAAAAAAACTGGTCGCAGGCCCGCCGAAGGGAATTGTATGATGAACTGCTGAATGAACTCACCGGTAAACAACTTCTCTTTGCCTGCGCATGCAGCCGTAAAGAATTGGCTTCCGGGATCTGTAACTGCAGGGAAAAGCAACTTGCACTTTCATCGCCGGCTGTTGCATGGCGCATACAGGCGCCTGCAATGGCCAGTTTCCATGACAAAGCGCTGGGCAATGTAACACAGGAACTTTCTGCGGGTTCCTTTATTGTGAGAAGAAAGGACGGTATTGCTGCTTACCAATTGGCGTCACTGGCCGACGACAGGCATTTTGGCGTTACCCATATCGGCAGGGGGGAAGACCTGCTTGCTTCCACCGCCATGCAGCTTTATCTCGACAGCCGGTTGAATATCCCTTATTTAAGCAGTTGCAGTTTCTGGCATCATCCATTGATCGTTGCGGATGACGGGAGCAAATTATCCAAAAACGCCGGGCATTTAAGCCGGAGCATCATGGAATCTGTAAAAAAAGAAGAACTGCTGGATGCATTCGGGAAATGGATCGGGCTGGATAAAAAAAATAGGGAAGATATCTTTTGATGAACCTATAAAGTCTGTCTCGCAGGTTGGCAGCAATGCAATCCTCACCGGTTCCCAGGTTTCAAAAGAGAGGACTGTAGTAAAAAAATATCTCATGAATATTTTTTACTACAGTATCCGGTATTCAAAAGGAAGGCTCACCGTTCATCAATAAACCTATAAGGTCTGCAGTAGAGCCGGCAGGCCAGGCAAACCTTATGGGTTTTAAAAGATCATTTTAACGCCAGCGTATCTGTATTCCAGATCCCGTGCGTGGATATCCATTTTCCATCTGCACCACGCTTAAGCAGTTCAATATACTTGCCTCTTTCAGTGGTCACTTTGCCCGTTGAATCCTTAAAACTCATTTGAAAGCGCCCGACCTCGTAGCCCAGGTCGCCGTTGCTGCCGGTAGAGATGGTTGCCACGTCCACGTCAAAAGTACCTGCGGCAATGGCCCCTTCCCAATACTTTTGAATATTGGCCCTGCCGGTAACGGGCGCTTCGTTGGGAGGAAGTACCGTAGCATCCTCCGTATAGCAGTTGGCAGCCGCCACCGCATCTTTATTATTCAGGGCTTTTGCAAAATCCCGGTTCATCTGCGAAAGTTCATCTGCCGTGACCGGCTTTTTTGTTTCGGCCTGGTTATTACAGGCTGCCAGGGTGTAGCATAATAAGATCACACACAGGGCCAGCCCGGGAAAATGAATTTTTGATTTCATGTTATTTTGTTTGGTTGGTTTAAAGATAAAAGATTATAATTTTGCAATGACCATATGCTGTTGATTTAATATGAAGTTTTACTTTTCACATTAATAATTCAACCCGGCTATGAATATAGAGAATTTCCTTGACAGGATATTTGCCACCCCTTATTCCACGGCACAGACGATTGCACTGATCGTTTTTGTTCTGCTGGTCCTGGTAGAGTTGATTATCAGCATACGAAAAAACCTCCGGCTGTATGAATCCAGGGAAACGGCCGTTAATCTTTCGTTGGGCTTACTTACTTCCTTTTCAAAAATACTGGTCAAGGGCTTCACCCTGGCTTATTTCACCTGGCTGCAGGAGATATGGCATCTTACCCTGATCCCCAATACCTGGTGGAACATTCTCCTGCTTTTATTGCTGAGCGACCTCATTGCCTACTGGTACCACCGGGTATCGCATGAAAGCCGCTTTTTCTGGGCCATGCACGTGGCGCATCATTCTTCCGAAATGCTCAATTCAACTACATCTGTACGGGGCAACTTCCTGCATTTCTCATACCGCTTCCTGTTCTGGTCGCCACTGGCCTTACTCGGTTTCGACCCGATCATGATCCTGCTGATCGACGAGATCGGTTTTTATTACCAGATTTACATACATACCGAGATCATCCATAAACTACCCCGCTGGTTTGAATATTTTTTCAATACTCCATCCCATCACCGGGTACACCATGCGCAGAACCGCAATTACCTGGATAAGAACTACGGCGCTGTATTCATCATCTGGGACAGGATCTTCGGCACGTTTGAACCCGAAGTGGAAAAGCCTGTTTACGGACTTACCAAAAACCGGCCAAGGAAAAACGATATACCCAGTATCATCACCCACGAGTTGGGTGCCATTGCCCGTGATGTGAAAAAAACGAAGGGGTTAAGGAACCTGACCAAAGTGGTTTTTGGCAGACCCGGAAGCGGGGAAGTTTAACATTCTTTGCGGTTTGGTTTTTCCCAAAAGGACAAATAGCTATTTCAAATAGTACACAAAGCTTCCTGGTATTAATTTGCAACAGGAACCGGGGCTGGCTTGCCGGTAAGGATACGAATAACGAGCGAGGAACAAGGAATGCAGAACGTAGAAGTCCGGAATTCTGTTCATCATTCCACCCTCTTGCGCAAGTGTTCCCCACACAAATAATTAAATTACAAACGTAAAGTTCATGGGATCACTTGATGCAGTTCTAAATCTGCCGGACTGTGTCCGGATTTATTAAAACCCTCTGGCGCAAGTGTTCCCCACACAAATAATTAAATTAAAAACGTAAAGTTCATGGGATCACTTGACGCCGTTTTAAATCTGCCGGACTGTGTCCGGATTTTTTAAAACAGATGTTGAAATATATTTTTTTTTCCCTGCTTCTCCCGGATACAATCCGGGTGAATTACAAGACACAAGTGATCCCTTGGGTATTCTGGTAAATAATGGGCATTGTTTGCGGGAACACTTGCGCCAGTGGGTACAATCCGGGTGAATTACAAGGCACAAGTGATCCCATGAACATTTTGGTAAATAATGGGCATTGTTTATGGGAACACTTGCCAGTAGAGCATAAACAAAAATCTATGCAAGGGTTCTTATAAAACTTGCATTCTTTCTTCGCAAAATCCTCCTTTCTTCCCCCAGAATTTCTTAAATTGCTGTAAACTAAAACCATGTCAAAGAACCTGGGCGAACTATCCGGCAGGAAGGGGTTAAAAACCAACCTCTTTGAAGGGCTTGGCATCGCTGCACAGGAAACAGGTACGCCCTCCCGGGCAAGGATGGAAGAACTGGCAAACGAGTTCCTGGTGGGCAAGGCCAATGTGTTCGGCACCACCAGTTTCTACGATTTTTTAAAAGAAGAGAATAAGGGTAAGAAAGTATTTGTATGCAATGGCAGCGCCTGCATGACCGCCGGTACACAGGATGCACTGAGGGAAAAACTAAGCAGACAGTTCAATGCGGAGGAGATCGGTGAAATGTGCTGCCTGGGCCGATGTCATGAGAACAGCGCATTTAATTATGATGGTAAGAACTATTCGGGAAAGGCTGCAGACCAGGTTGAGGAAGTCAAAAGTCAAAAACCAAAACTGGCTGACAGTTACCAGGTGGGTTCTTACGGTACACCTGTTTTAACCGAAGCATTCCCAGGAATACAGGAATATTACA from Chitinophagaceae bacterium encodes the following:
- a CDS encoding glutamate--tRNA ligase → MITRLAPTPSGFLHPGNIFNFLLNWHWARTNGGKVLLRIDDADAERKRPEYLDDIFRVLDWLGLDWDIGPTGPDDLEKNWSQARRRELYDELLNELTGKQLLFACACSRKELASGICNCREKQLALSSPAVAWRIQAPAMASFHDKALGNVTQELSAGSFIVRRKDGIAAYQLASLADDRHFGVTHIGRGEDLLASTAMQLYLDSRLNIPYLSSCSFWHHPLIVADDGSKLSKNAGHLSRSIMESVKKEELLDAFGKWIGLDKKNREDIF
- a CDS encoding DUF4440 domain-containing protein; the encoded protein is MKSKIHFPGLALCVILLCYTLAACNNQAETKKPVTADELSQMNRDFAKALNNKDAVAAANCYTEDATVLPPNEAPVTGRANIQKYWEGAIAAGTFDVDVATISTGSNGDLGYEVGRFQMSFKDSTGKVTTERGKYIELLKRGADGKWISTHGIWNTDTLALK
- a CDS encoding sterol desaturase family protein — encoded protein: MNIENFLDRIFATPYSTAQTIALIVFVLLVLVELIISIRKNLRLYESRETAVNLSLGLLTSFSKILVKGFTLAYFTWLQEIWHLTLIPNTWWNILLLLLLSDLIAYWYHRVSHESRFFWAMHVAHHSSEMLNSTTSVRGNFLHFSYRFLFWSPLALLGFDPIMILLIDEIGFYYQIYIHTEIIHKLPRWFEYFFNTPSHHRVHHAQNRNYLDKNYGAVFIIWDRIFGTFEPEVEKPVYGLTKNRPRKNDIPSIITHELGAIARDVKKTKGLRNLTKVVFGRPGSGEV